One window of the Salmo trutta chromosome 35, fSalTru1.1, whole genome shotgun sequence genome contains the following:
- the zgc:153284 gene encoding SH3 domain-binding glutamic acid-rich-like protein 3, producing the protein MSIIVYFSSASGSRELKQQQSQIFSFLDSKKIKYKAVDITQGSEVKEEMRKKTGNPTALPPQVFNKDVYCGDFSVFYEAVEAGKAEAFFKL; encoded by the exons ATGTCTATCATCGTGTATTTCAGCAGCGCGAGCGGTTCCAGAGAG CTAAAACAGCAGCAGAGCCAGATCTTCTCCTTCCTGGACTCTAAGAAGATCAAGTACAAGGCGGTGGACATCAcccaggggtcagaggtcaaagaAGAGATGAGGAAGAAGACAGGAAACCCCACCGCTCTGCCACCACAGGTCTTCAACAAGGACGTGTACTGCGGG GACTTCTCTGTGTTTTATGAGGCGGTGGAGGCTGGAAAAGCAGAGGCCTTCTTTAAGCTGTAA